One window of Solwaraspora sp. WMMA2056 genomic DNA carries:
- a CDS encoding DUF3097 domain-containing protein: MGGDRRYGDDVLAGNWRRRRTVPVLDAELDLVVEDVDSGFCGAVVGFESGAVTLEDRHGRRRHFPLEAAAFLLDGQPVTLRRPDRPAATPRQRQRTASGSIAVGPRPAQVAKASRIWVEGVHDAALVERIWGDDLRIEGVVVEPLDGIDALATEVAAFAPGPQRRLGVLVDHLVPGSKESRLVAAVTSPYVLVTGHPYVDVWQAVRPDRVGLRQWPQIPPGQPWKEGVCAAVGVAEPAQMWRRILGAVRSYQDVETPLINAMERLIDFVTVPPQ; the protein is encoded by the coding sequence ATGGGTGGCGACCGGCGGTACGGAGACGACGTCCTGGCGGGCAACTGGCGCCGGCGGCGCACCGTTCCCGTCCTCGACGCGGAGTTGGACCTGGTGGTCGAGGACGTCGACTCCGGCTTCTGCGGAGCGGTGGTGGGTTTCGAGTCCGGTGCGGTGACCCTGGAGGACCGGCACGGCCGGCGGCGGCACTTTCCGCTCGAGGCGGCGGCGTTCCTGCTCGACGGCCAGCCGGTGACGTTGCGCCGGCCGGACCGGCCCGCCGCCACGCCCCGGCAGCGCCAGCGCACCGCCTCCGGGTCGATCGCGGTCGGTCCCCGGCCGGCCCAGGTCGCGAAGGCCAGCCGGATCTGGGTCGAAGGGGTGCACGACGCGGCCCTGGTGGAGCGGATCTGGGGCGACGACCTGCGGATCGAAGGTGTGGTGGTCGAGCCGCTCGACGGCATCGACGCCCTCGCCACCGAGGTTGCGGCGTTCGCGCCGGGGCCGCAGCGGCGCCTCGGGGTCCTGGTCGACCATCTGGTGCCCGGTTCAAAGGAGAGCCGCCTGGTCGCGGCGGTCACCTCGCCGTACGTGCTGGTGACCGGGCATCCGTACGTGGACGTCTGGCAGGCGGTCAGACCAGACCGGGTCGGGTTGCGGCAGTGGCCGCAGATCCCGCCCGGCCAGCCGTGGAAGGAAGGTGTCTGCGCGGCGGTCGGGGTGGCCGAGCCGGCGCAGATGTGGCGGCGGATCCTCGGCGCGGTGCGCAGCTACCAGGACGTGGAGACACCGTTGATCAACGCGATGGAGCGGCTGATCGACTTCGTGACCGTACCGCCGCAGTGA
- a CDS encoding RNA methyltransferase produces MPVAEITDADDDRIADYRALTDVELRTRWEPPSGLFIAEGELVLGRALRAGYRPRSVLVDAKRLDQLAELPEETPVYAATPAVLESITGFHVHRGVLASFHRRPLPTLDEMLAAARRLVVCEGINTHTNLGALFRSAAALGMDAVVLSPTCADPLYRRSVRVSMGEVFAVPYARATAWPAALATIRTAGFHLLAMTPAPDAVAVQRLDAAARARPALLLGAEGPGLSTAAIQAADVRVAVPMRRGVDSLNVATAAAVAFWELCRDDPP; encoded by the coding sequence GTGCCAGTTGCGGAGATCACCGACGCCGACGACGACCGGATAGCCGACTACCGGGCGCTGACCGACGTCGAGCTGCGGACCCGGTGGGAGCCGCCGAGCGGACTGTTCATCGCCGAAGGCGAACTGGTCCTCGGGCGGGCCCTGCGGGCCGGATACCGACCACGGTCGGTGCTGGTCGACGCCAAGCGCCTCGACCAGCTGGCCGAACTGCCGGAGGAGACGCCGGTCTACGCGGCGACCCCGGCGGTGCTGGAGTCGATCACCGGTTTCCACGTGCACCGGGGGGTGCTGGCCTCGTTCCACCGCCGTCCGCTGCCCACGCTCGACGAGATGCTCGCCGCTGCCCGCCGGCTGGTGGTCTGTGAAGGCATCAACACGCACACCAACCTCGGCGCGTTGTTCCGCAGCGCGGCGGCGCTCGGGATGGACGCGGTGGTGCTCTCCCCGACCTGCGCGGATCCGCTGTACCGGCGGTCGGTTCGGGTCAGCATGGGTGAGGTCTTCGCGGTGCCGTACGCCCGGGCGACAGCCTGGCCGGCGGCTCTGGCCACCATCCGTACCGCCGGGTTCCACCTGCTCGCGATGACGCCGGCACCTGACGCGGTGGCGGTGCAGCGGCTCGACGCCGCCGCGCGGGCCCGCCCGGCCCTGCTGCTCGGCGCGGAAGGGCCGGGGCTGAGTACGGCGGCGATCCAGGCCGCCGACGTACGGGTGGCCGTGCCGATGCGGCGCGGAGTCGACTCGCTCAACGTGGCCACGGCGGCGGCAGTGGCGTTCTGGGAGCTGTGCCGCGACGACCCGCCCTGA
- a CDS encoding SPFH domain-containing protein, which translates to MDIAIAVLVGAIALITVVTLIRAVRIVPQQRMDVVERLGRYQRTMTPGLNLLVPFVDTVRAKVDMREQVVSFPPQPVITSDNLVVSIDTVLYFKVVEPRAATYEIANFLQAIEQLTVTTLRNVIGSLDLERALTSREEINRHLSGVLDETTGRWGIKVTRVEIKAIEPPPSIRDSMEKQMRAERDRRAAILTAEGHKQSQILSAEGEKQASVLRADGDRQARILQAEGQAKAIRTVFDAIHQANPSQKVLAYQYLQALPQIANGQANKVWIVPAELTKALEGLGGALGGLSQMVGDAPSQQVDSSAVEREAAEAAEAAAAEAQRVNDEVRAAEQVSSGGTARPAGLPAPEPVPASELLDQFDASRARPEAERG; encoded by the coding sequence ATGGACATAGCGATCGCGGTACTGGTCGGGGCAATCGCCCTGATCACAGTTGTCACGCTGATCCGGGCCGTCCGGATCGTGCCACAACAGCGGATGGACGTGGTCGAACGCCTCGGGCGTTACCAACGCACCATGACACCCGGTCTGAACCTGCTGGTCCCGTTCGTCGACACGGTCCGCGCCAAGGTCGACATGCGCGAGCAGGTGGTCAGCTTCCCGCCGCAGCCGGTGATCACCTCCGACAACCTGGTGGTGTCGATCGACACTGTCCTGTACTTCAAGGTGGTCGAGCCGCGCGCCGCCACCTACGAGATCGCCAACTTCCTGCAGGCCATCGAGCAGCTCACCGTCACCACGTTGCGCAACGTGATCGGTTCGCTCGACCTGGAGCGGGCCCTGACGAGCCGGGAGGAGATCAACCGGCATCTGTCCGGGGTCCTCGACGAGACCACCGGCCGGTGGGGCATCAAGGTCACCCGGGTGGAGATCAAGGCGATCGAGCCGCCGCCGAGCATCCGCGACTCGATGGAGAAGCAGATGCGCGCCGAGCGGGACCGCCGCGCCGCGATTCTCACCGCCGAGGGACACAAGCAGTCGCAGATCCTCTCCGCGGAGGGCGAGAAGCAGGCCTCGGTGCTGCGCGCCGACGGTGACCGGCAGGCCCGGATCCTGCAGGCCGAGGGGCAGGCCAAGGCGATCCGTACCGTCTTCGACGCCATCCACCAGGCGAACCCGAGTCAGAAGGTGCTCGCCTACCAGTACCTGCAGGCGTTGCCGCAGATCGCCAACGGCCAGGCCAACAAGGTGTGGATCGTGCCGGCCGAGCTGACCAAGGCGCTCGAAGGCCTCGGTGGTGCGCTCGGCGGGCTCAGTCAGATGGTCGGCGACGCGCCGTCGCAGCAGGTCGACTCCTCCGCCGTGGAGCGGGAGGCCGCCGAGGCGGCCGAGGCGGCGGCCGCCGAGGCGCAGCGGGTCAACGACGAGGTCCGCGCCGCCGAGCAGGTCAGCAGCGGGGGTACCGCCCGACCGGCCGGGCTGCCCGCGCCGGAGCCGGTGCCCGCATCCGAACTGCTCGACCAGTTCGACGCCAGCCGCGCCCGGCCGGAGGCCGAACGCGGCTGA
- a CDS encoding HAD-IIA family hydrolase, giving the protein MTDRKPVESWLTDMDGVLVHEGQPVPGAPEFINRLRASGKPFLVLTNNSIYTPRDLQARLTRMGFDVPEQAIWTAALATAQFLADQRPGGTAYVIGEAGLTTAMHAVGYILSDYAPDYVVLGETRTYSFEAITKAVRLINDGARFICTNPDPTGPSTEGALPAAGSVAAMISKATGVEPYFVGKPNPMMMRSALNTIDAHSESTAMIGDRMDTDVLCGLEAGLQTILVLTGISNRADIDRYPYRPSRIVPSVADLIDEV; this is encoded by the coding sequence GTGACCGACCGCAAACCCGTCGAGAGCTGGCTGACCGACATGGACGGCGTGCTGGTGCACGAAGGCCAGCCGGTCCCCGGCGCACCGGAGTTCATCAACCGGCTACGTGCCTCCGGCAAGCCGTTCCTGGTGTTGACGAACAACTCCATCTACACCCCGCGTGACCTGCAGGCCCGGCTCACCCGGATGGGTTTCGACGTGCCCGAGCAGGCGATCTGGACGGCGGCGTTGGCGACCGCGCAGTTCCTGGCCGACCAGCGGCCGGGCGGCACCGCGTACGTGATCGGCGAAGCCGGTCTGACCACGGCGATGCACGCGGTCGGTTACATCCTGAGTGACTACGCCCCGGACTACGTCGTACTCGGGGAGACCCGGACCTACAGCTTCGAGGCGATCACGAAGGCGGTCCGGCTGATCAACGACGGGGCCCGGTTCATCTGCACCAACCCGGATCCGACCGGGCCGTCGACCGAGGGTGCCCTGCCCGCGGCCGGTTCGGTTGCGGCGATGATCTCGAAGGCGACCGGGGTGGAGCCGTACTTCGTCGGCAAGCCGAACCCGATGATGATGCGGTCGGCGTTGAACACGATCGACGCGCACTCGGAGAGCACCGCGATGATCGGTGACCGGATGGACACCGACGTACTCTGCGGGCTGGAGGCCGGTCTGCAGACGATCCTGGTGCTCACCGGTATCAGCAACCGGGCCGACATCGACCGGTACCCGTACCGTCCGTCGCGGATCGTCCCGTCGGTGGCCGACCTGATCGACGAGGTCTGA
- a CDS encoding NfeD family protein — MEPVLWIVLGVVLAIAELFTATLFLVMFAAGAFAAAVAAALGAPVAVQALVFAAVSALTVLAVRPVIQRHRTAALTSGEEPFGVAAIEGATALVLERVDADGGQVKIDGELWSARSYDGIGVFTPGQRVRVIEVKGVTALVWRDDVISDDVISGDVVGGDATGDDVTGGDLR; from the coding sequence GTGGAACCCGTCCTGTGGATCGTATTGGGCGTCGTGCTCGCGATCGCGGAGTTGTTCACCGCGACGCTGTTCCTCGTCATGTTCGCCGCCGGCGCGTTCGCGGCGGCGGTCGCGGCGGCCCTGGGGGCACCGGTCGCCGTACAGGCCCTGGTCTTCGCCGCGGTCTCCGCGTTGACCGTGCTCGCCGTCCGGCCGGTCATCCAGCGGCACCGCACGGCGGCGCTGACCAGCGGCGAGGAACCGTTCGGGGTCGCGGCGATCGAGGGCGCCACCGCGCTGGTGCTGGAGCGCGTCGACGCCGACGGCGGCCAGGTCAAGATCGACGGAGAGCTGTGGAGCGCCCGGTCCTACGACGGGATCGGGGTCTTCACTCCCGGACAACGGGTACGGGTCATCGAGGTCAAGGGCGTCACCGCCCTGGTCTGGCGCGACGACGTCATCAGCGACGACGTCATCAGCGGCGACGTCGTCGGCGGTGACGCCACCGGCGACGACGTCACTGGCGGTGACCTGCGGTAG
- a CDS encoding metal-sensitive transcriptional regulator — translation MQVEEQTTVEVVKRLRRAEGQIRGIIAMLESGRDCAEVVTQLAAVSRALDRAGFKVIASGLEQCMDPDADATDRKANLEQMEKLFLSLA, via the coding sequence ATGCAGGTCGAGGAGCAGACGACCGTCGAGGTCGTCAAGCGGCTACGGCGGGCCGAGGGTCAGATCCGGGGCATCATCGCGATGCTGGAGTCCGGTCGCGACTGCGCCGAGGTGGTCACCCAGCTCGCCGCCGTCTCCCGGGCGCTCGACCGGGCGGGGTTCAAGGTCATCGCGAGCGGGCTCGAACAGTGCATGGACCCCGACGCCGACGCGACCGACCGCAAGGCCAACCTCGAACAGATGGAGAAGCTGTTCCTCTCCCTGGCCTGA
- a CDS encoding MBL fold metallo-hydrolase gives MFFAQYYLDCLSQASYLIADESTKRAVVVDPRRDVSEYLADAQAHGFTIEGVVNTHFHADFIAGHLELAARTGAWIGYGQRAEADYPIRKLADGERISLGDVTLEIMETPGHTPESISILVYEHATDPVAYGVLTGDALFIGDVGRPDLLASFGVTAEELGRMLYDSVQHKLMALPDPVRVFPAHGAGSACGKNLSTERSSTIGEQRATNYACAPMDAARFLAIVTAGQPAAPAYFGYDAVLNRQDHALFDVTAAPTPLSPAEFAAGQAAGAVVVDARDPQEYAAGHLRGALNVPADGRFAETAGSVLTPGTQILVVAPQDREEEIVTRLARIGFDTVAGYLREPEQAFLQMIDQLTRASRLTVAQLAAARAGARPPVVLDVRNAGERSAGVVDGALHIPLAELARRIDEVPTDRPVVVHCAGGYRSSVAASVLRAAGHPDVSDLLGGYQAWQASRQPVGAA, from the coding sequence ATGTTCTTCGCCCAGTACTACCTGGACTGCCTGTCCCAGGCGTCCTACCTCATCGCCGACGAGTCGACGAAACGCGCTGTGGTGGTCGACCCCCGCCGCGACGTCAGCGAGTACCTGGCCGACGCGCAGGCGCACGGGTTCACCATCGAGGGCGTCGTCAACACCCACTTCCACGCCGACTTCATCGCCGGCCACCTGGAGCTCGCCGCGCGCACCGGCGCGTGGATCGGGTACGGCCAGCGAGCCGAGGCCGACTACCCGATCCGCAAGCTGGCCGACGGCGAACGGATCAGCCTGGGCGACGTGACCCTGGAGATCATGGAGACCCCGGGACACACTCCGGAGTCGATCAGCATCCTGGTCTACGAACACGCCACCGACCCGGTCGCGTACGGGGTGCTCACCGGCGACGCGCTGTTCATCGGCGACGTCGGTCGCCCGGACCTGCTCGCCTCCTTCGGCGTCACCGCCGAGGAGCTGGGCCGGATGCTCTACGACAGCGTTCAGCACAAGCTGATGGCCCTGCCGGACCCGGTGCGGGTCTTCCCGGCCCACGGCGCGGGGTCGGCCTGCGGCAAGAACCTGTCCACCGAGCGCTCGTCGACCATCGGCGAGCAGCGGGCCACCAACTACGCGTGCGCCCCGATGGACGCCGCGCGGTTCCTGGCGATCGTCACCGCCGGGCAGCCCGCCGCGCCAGCGTACTTCGGCTACGACGCCGTACTGAACCGCCAGGACCACGCCCTGTTCGACGTCACCGCCGCGCCCACGCCGCTGAGTCCGGCGGAGTTCGCCGCCGGCCAGGCCGCCGGCGCCGTCGTGGTCGACGCCCGCGACCCGCAGGAGTACGCCGCCGGCCACCTGCGGGGTGCGCTCAACGTCCCCGCCGACGGCCGGTTCGCCGAGACCGCCGGCAGTGTGCTCACCCCCGGTACGCAGATCCTGGTGGTCGCCCCGCAGGACCGGGAGGAGGAGATCGTCACCCGGCTGGCCCGGATCGGCTTCGACACCGTCGCCGGCTACCTACGCGAGCCTGAGCAGGCGTTCCTGCAGATGATCGACCAGTTGACCCGGGCGAGCCGGCTGACCGTGGCGCAGCTGGCGGCCGCGCGCGCCGGCGCGCGTCCGCCGGTGGTGCTCGACGTGCGCAACGCCGGGGAGCGCTCCGCCGGGGTCGTCGACGGCGCGCTGCACATCCCGCTGGCCGAGCTGGCCCGGCGCATCGACGAGGTGCCGACCGACCGGCCGGTGGTGGTGCACTGCGCCGGCGGTTACCGCTCCTCGGTGGCGGCCAGTGTGCTGCGGGCCGCCGGTCACCCGGACGTCTCCGATCTGCTCGGCGGCTACCAGGCGTGGCAGGCGTCGCGTCAGCCGGTCGGCGCCGCCTGA
- a CDS encoding serine hydrolase domain-containing protein, producing MIDTAVAELQSYGRAPSVALGVLRDRQLAHVSSAGEHPSPHPDLQYRIGSITKTFTATLVLRLRDAGRLDLDDRLRDHLPDAPFERITLRQLLGHAAGLQREPDSDGWWERTTGTDVATLLAGLGPDKVAFPPHRTYHYSNLAYGLLGAALHRITGTPWSELVATDLLGPLGMTRTTYHPTAPYAAGYVVHPWHGTLREEPRTDTGAMAPAGQLWSTVADLSRWAAFLADPDPAVLDPATMAEMCLPVAINDPQRWTGGHGLGPELYRVGERVFAGHGGSMPGYVALLAVDRDTGTGVIAFANSYGFAQGTIRELGLRVLAGVLDREPPAPRPWRPGTLPPPDIDAICGRWWWMGREMQVSWDADAAELVLALLGPVQPVTSRFAAAGVDRWQGRSGAQQGEILTVRRGPTGTPTALDLATFILTRDPDDLG from the coding sequence ATGATCGACACCGCAGTCGCCGAGCTCCAGTCGTACGGCCGAGCGCCCTCCGTCGCCCTCGGCGTGCTCCGGGACCGGCAACTGGCGCATGTCTCGTCCGCCGGTGAGCACCCCTCACCCCACCCCGACCTGCAGTACCGGATCGGCTCGATCACCAAGACCTTCACCGCCACCCTGGTGCTGCGGCTGCGCGACGCCGGCCGGCTCGACCTCGACGACCGGCTCCGCGACCACCTGCCCGACGCCCCGTTCGAGCGGATCACCCTGCGCCAACTTCTCGGCCACGCCGCCGGCCTGCAACGCGAACCGGACAGCGACGGCTGGTGGGAACGCACCACCGGCACGGATGTCGCCACCCTGCTGGCCGGGCTCGGACCGGACAAGGTGGCCTTTCCGCCGCACCGCACGTACCACTACTCGAACCTGGCGTACGGGCTGCTCGGCGCCGCCCTGCACCGGATCACCGGTACGCCGTGGAGCGAACTGGTCGCCACCGACCTTCTCGGCCCGCTCGGCATGACCCGCACCACCTACCATCCCACCGCCCCGTACGCCGCCGGCTACGTGGTGCACCCGTGGCACGGCACGCTGCGCGAGGAGCCCCGTACCGACACCGGGGCGATGGCCCCCGCCGGCCAACTCTGGTCCACCGTCGCCGACCTGAGCCGGTGGGCGGCGTTCCTCGCCGACCCGGACCCGGCGGTGCTCGACCCCGCCACGATGGCGGAGATGTGCCTGCCGGTCGCGATCAACGACCCGCAGCGGTGGACCGGCGGCCACGGGCTCGGCCCCGAGCTGTACCGGGTCGGGGAGCGGGTCTTCGCCGGCCACGGCGGTTCGATGCCCGGCTACGTGGCGCTGCTCGCTGTGGACCGCGACACCGGCACCGGTGTAATCGCCTTCGCCAACTCGTACGGTTTCGCCCAGGGCACCATCCGTGAGCTGGGGCTGCGGGTGCTGGCCGGGGTGCTCGACCGGGAACCGCCCGCGCCGCGTCCGTGGCGGCCGGGCACCCTGCCGCCGCCGGACATCGACGCGATCTGCGGCCGGTGGTGGTGGATGGGGCGGGAGATGCAGGTCTCCTGGGACGCTGACGCCGCCGAACTCGTCCTCGCCCTGCTCGGGCCGGTGCAGCCGGTGACGTCACGGTTCGCCGCGGCGGGCGTGGACCGCTGGCAGGGCCGCAGCGGTGCCCAGCAGGGCGAGATCCTCACCGTACGGCGTGGACCGACCGGCACCCCGACGGCGCTGGACCTGGCCACCTTCATTCTCACCCGCGACCCGGACGACCTCGGCTGA
- a CDS encoding peroxiredoxin: protein MTTDTTTAVPEPTRRLPLIGDQAPDFAAESTHGPVRLADYTGRWLVLFSHPADFTPVCTTEFVGFAELADEFAARNVALLGNSVDSVFSHLAWTRSIHEKLGVRIPFPIIADLDMAVSHAYGMLHPNTSGTAAVRAVFVIDPEQVVRAVLYYPMNAGRMIPEILRLIDALQTSDRDGVSCPANWRPGDDVVLGAPRTESDLDDRLADDTVKLTDWYLATRPDRGGS from the coding sequence ATGACCACGGACACGACCACCGCCGTACCGGAGCCGACCCGGCGGCTGCCGTTGATCGGCGACCAGGCGCCGGACTTCGCGGCGGAGAGCACCCACGGTCCGGTCCGGCTGGCCGACTACACCGGCCGCTGGCTGGTGCTGTTCAGCCATCCGGCCGACTTCACCCCGGTCTGCACCACCGAGTTCGTCGGCTTCGCCGAACTGGCCGACGAGTTCGCCGCCCGGAACGTGGCGCTGCTCGGCAACTCGGTGGACTCGGTCTTCAGCCACCTCGCCTGGACCCGGTCGATCCACGAGAAACTGGGCGTGCGGATCCCGTTTCCGATCATCGCCGACCTGGACATGGCGGTGTCCCACGCGTACGGGATGCTGCACCCGAACACCTCCGGTACGGCGGCGGTCCGGGCGGTCTTCGTCATCGACCCCGAGCAGGTGGTCCGGGCAGTGCTCTACTACCCGATGAACGCGGGTCGGATGATCCCGGAGATCCTGCGGCTGATCGACGCGCTGCAGACCTCGGACCGGGACGGTGTGTCCTGCCCGGCCAACTGGCGCCCCGGGGACGACGTGGTGCTCGGTGCGCCACGGACCGAGTCCGACCTGGACGACCGGTTGGCCGACGACACGGTCAAGCTGACCGACTGGTATCTGGCCACCCGACCGGACCGGGGCGGATCCTGA
- a CDS encoding PucR family transcriptional regulator encodes MFPTVGEVLALEPVRHGGPRVVAAEERLNRLVRWVHVTEVPDIASLLRGGELVLTTGIGLPADDAGLRAFVAELAEVGVAGLVVELGRRYHGGVPKVMVAAAARHGLPLVELRRATPFVLITEAVHALIVDAQLAQLRATEEIHQRFTELSVEGAEAAEVVRQAAELAGAPVVLENLARRVLAYHSAGENARLLLDGWEQHSRRIQPAGRTAYHADTGWLVTMVGARGQDWGRLLLRCPGTGPDAAGGPDGASWPAGAGGPPTRLSILLERAASTLALGRLIRRDADGLERQIHRTLLTALLDGSQPADEVAVRARALGVDLDRRHLVGLVVRFRDPDPAAGSVAGAGSGSGLVARPASVAAAEAVQARLRDLAESVGLAVREAGLAGLTSPLDDHAVGVLLAVRTAALADTALDDFLGALRRLRRSEPAPVVVAAGSGVDGIREARRTLVEARQVAEAGRRDRRADQVLRLPDVGLAGLLHLLREEPRLQVFVERELGALLAYEARHPREQLLATLRAYLEHGRNKSAAAAAVHLSRPAFYERLTRLGRILDADLESVQVCLSLHVALLAWEAVQARPLV; translated from the coding sequence GTGTTCCCTACCGTCGGCGAGGTGCTGGCTCTGGAACCGGTCCGGCACGGCGGCCCCCGGGTGGTGGCGGCCGAGGAACGCCTGAACCGGCTGGTCCGTTGGGTGCACGTGACCGAGGTGCCGGACATCGCCAGCCTGTTGCGCGGTGGTGAGCTGGTGCTCACCACCGGTATCGGGTTGCCGGCCGACGACGCGGGGCTGCGCGCCTTCGTCGCCGAGCTGGCCGAGGTCGGCGTCGCCGGACTGGTGGTCGAGCTGGGGCGCCGCTACCACGGTGGGGTGCCCAAGGTGATGGTCGCCGCTGCCGCACGGCACGGGCTGCCACTGGTCGAGCTGCGCCGGGCGACGCCGTTCGTGCTGATCACCGAGGCGGTGCACGCGCTGATCGTGGATGCCCAGTTGGCGCAGCTGCGGGCCACCGAGGAGATCCACCAGCGGTTCACCGAACTGTCGGTCGAGGGCGCGGAGGCCGCCGAGGTGGTCCGGCAGGCGGCGGAGCTGGCCGGTGCCCCGGTGGTGCTGGAGAACCTGGCCCGGCGGGTGCTGGCGTACCACAGCGCGGGGGAGAACGCCCGGTTGCTGCTCGACGGCTGGGAGCAGCATTCGCGGCGGATCCAGCCGGCGGGGCGGACGGCGTACCACGCCGACACCGGCTGGCTGGTGACCATGGTCGGCGCGCGGGGTCAGGACTGGGGTCGGCTGCTGCTGCGCTGTCCCGGCACGGGCCCGGACGCAGCTGGCGGGCCGGACGGGGCAAGCTGGCCCGCCGGGGCTGGTGGGCCGCCGACGCGGCTGTCCATCCTGCTGGAGCGGGCGGCGTCGACGTTGGCGTTGGGGCGGCTGATCCGCCGCGACGCCGACGGTCTGGAGCGGCAGATCCACCGTACGTTGCTGACCGCCCTGCTGGACGGCTCGCAGCCGGCCGACGAGGTGGCCGTACGGGCCCGGGCGCTCGGCGTCGACCTGGACCGCCGTCACCTGGTCGGGCTGGTCGTCCGGTTCCGTGACCCCGACCCGGCCGCCGGGTCGGTCGCGGGCGCCGGGTCGGGGTCGGGGCTCGTCGCCAGACCGGCGTCGGTCGCCGCCGCCGAGGCGGTCCAGGCCCGGCTGCGTGACCTCGCCGAGTCGGTCGGCCTCGCGGTGCGCGAGGCCGGGCTGGCCGGGCTGACCAGCCCGTTGGACGACCACGCCGTCGGCGTGCTGCTGGCGGTACGCACGGCAGCGCTCGCCGACACCGCGCTGGACGACTTCCTGGGGGCGTTGCGCCGGTTGCGCCGTTCGGAGCCGGCGCCGGTGGTGGTGGCGGCCGGCAGCGGGGTCGACGGCATCCGGGAGGCCCGCCGTACGTTGGTGGAGGCCCGGCAGGTGGCCGAGGCGGGGCGGCGGGACCGGCGGGCCGACCAGGTGCTGCGGCTGCCGGACGTCGGCCTTGCCGGGCTGCTGCACCTGTTGCGGGAGGAACCCCGATTGCAGGTGTTCGTCGAGCGGGAGCTGGGTGCGCTGCTGGCGTACGAGGCGCGGCATCCTCGGGAGCAGCTGCTGGCGACGTTGCGCGCGTACCTGGAGCATGGCCGCAACAAGTCGGCGGCGGCTGCGGCGGTGCACCTGTCCCGGCCGGCCTTCTATGAACGGTTGACCCGGCTGGGGCGGATTCTCGACGCCGACCTGGAGTCGGTGCAGGTGTGCCTGTCGCTGCACGTGGCGTTGCTGGCGTGGGAGGCGGTCCAGGCGCGCCCGCTGGTCTGA